CCGGTGGTGGTCACGAAGATGTCGCCGAGGGCCGCGGCGTCCTCCATGGTGACGACCTCGTAGCCCTCCATCGCGGCCTGAAGGGCACAGATGGGGTCGATCTCGGTGATGAGCACGCGGGCGCCGAAGCCGCGCATGGAGTGGGCGCAGCCCTTGCCCACGTCGCCGTAGCCGGCGACCACGACCACCTTGCCCGCCACCATCACGTCGGTGGCGCGCTTGAGGCCGTCGGCGAGGCTCTCGCGGCAGCCGTAGAGGTTGTCGAACTTGGACTTGGTGACCGAGTCGTTCACGTTGATCGCGGGCACCTTGAGCTCGCCGCGCTCCATCATCTGGTAGAGGCGGTGGACGCCGGTGGTCGTCTCCTCGGAGATGCCCTTGATCTCGGCGAGCAGCTCGGGGAACTTCTGGTGGACCATGATCGTGAGGTCGCCGCCGTCGTCGAGGATCATGTTTAGGCCGCTGCCGTCGGGCCAGCGCAGGGTCTGCTCGATGCACCAGTCGTACTCGGCCTCGGTCTCGCCCTTCCAGGCGAAGACGGGGATGCCGCTGGCAGCGATCGCGGCGGCGGCGTGGTCCTGGGTCGAGTAGATGTTGCAGCTCGACCAGCGGACCTCGGCGCCGAGCGCCACCAGCGTCTCGATCAAGACGGCGGTCTGGATGGTCATGTGGAGCGAGCCCGCGATCCGGGCGCCCTTGAGGGGCTTGCTTTCGCCGTAACGCTCGCGCAGCGCCATCAGGCCGGGCATCTCCTTCTCGGCGATCGCGATCTCCTTGCGGCCGAACTCAGCCAGGCTGATGTCCGCGACCTTGTAGTCGTGGGCGGTTTGAACCATGGTCAAGCGTATTCTCCTTATGAATGCGGAAGTTAACTGCGCGCGGCGCGGGCGATGAGCCCGAGGCCCAGGGCCGCGCCGAGGATGTTGGGCATCCAGGCGGCGAGCGCGGGCGGCAGGTGTCCCGTCTGCCCCAGGGCCATGAAGGTGAACATGGCCACGTAGTAGACGAAGATGATGAGGATGCTCAGGCCCAGCCCGATGGACGAGGAGCTACGATTGGGGCGCAGCCCCAGCGGGGCTCCCACCAGCATGAAGACCATGCTCGCGAACGGGACCGAGAGCTTCTGGTGCAATTGTACGCGCAATTCGTTGAGGCCGCTACCTTGCACGCCGCTCTCCTCGAGGCGCCGGATGTGAGCGCTCAGCTCGCGCACGTTCATCTCGGTGGGGGCGCGCTGCTCGCTCGAAAGGCTCAAGAGGGCCTCGCGCAGGCGCACCTGCTGCTCCTTGAAGCGCGCGAAGAAGCGATACTCGCCGTTCTCGGCCATCTGGTACAGGATGCCGTCGGAGAAGGTCCAGGCGCCGCCGGTGTAGCGGGCGCGATCGGCGTGGATGATGCGGTCGAGGCGCGAGCCCTCGAACTCCTGCACCAGTACGTTGCGCATCACCTCGCCGTCGAAGGAGCGCGCGTAGAACACCCGCTTGAGTTGCCCCTCTTCCAGCTCCTGGTAGAACACGTTCTCGCGGGCGGTGGGCAGCTTCTTCTGGTGCTGGGCCTCGTAGAGGATGTTCTTGGCGGCCCACTCGGCGCTCGGCACCACGTACTCGTTGAGGGCCACGGTGGCCCCGCTGACCAGGATGCTGACGAGCGCCACCGGCGCCATGATGCGGAACAGGGAGACGCCGCAGGCCTTGAGGGCGGTGATCTCGCTGTCGCCCGAGAGGCGCCCGAACGCGAGCAGGCTCGCCAGCAGCATGGCCATGGGGAAGGTGTAGAAGGCCATCTCGGGCAGGCGCAGGGCGATGATCTGGAGCACCGTCACGATGGGCAGGCCGAAGCGCACCATGAGGGTGATCAGCTCGAACAGCACCGAGGTGGCCGTCATGATGGCGGTGAAGGCCCCCACCCCGAAGAGGAAGGGACCGAGCAGCTCGACGATCAAGTAGCGATCGACGATCGAGAGGCCGGGTAAGCGGATCACAGGCTGAACTCTTCCCCCAGGTAGAACTTGCGCGCCAGCTCGTTGTTGGCGATGAAGTCGGGGGAACCCTGGACCACGATCCGGCCCTCGGCCAGGATGTAGGCCCGGTCGGTGATGGCCAGGGTGTCGCGGACGTTGTGGTCCGTGATGAGGATGCCGATGTTGCGGTTCTTGAGCTGGCGGATCATCTTCTGGATGTCCGAGATCGACAGGGGGTCGATGCCGCTGAAGGGCTCGTCCAGCAAGAGGAAGCTCGGGTTGGTCGCCATGGCCCGGGCGATCTCGACGCGCCTGCGCTCGCCGCCCGAGAGCTGCATCCCCTTGGACTTGCGGATCTTCTGGATGTGGAACTCGTCGAGCAGCTCCTCGAGGCGCTCCTTCTGCTGGGCCTTCTTGATCCCCAATAGCTCCCAG
The Pantanalinema sp. genome window above contains:
- a CDS encoding LptF/LptG family permease encodes the protein MIRLPGLSIVDRYLIVELLGPFLFGVGAFTAIMTATSVLFELITLMVRFGLPIVTVLQIIALRLPEMAFYTFPMAMLLASLLAFGRLSGDSEITALKACGVSLFRIMAPVALVSILVSGATVALNEYVVPSAEWAAKNILYEAQHQKKLPTARENVFYQELEEGQLKRVFYARSFDGEVMRNVLVQEFEGSRLDRIIHADRARYTGGAWTFSDGILYQMAENGEYRFFARFKEQQVRLREALLSLSSEQRAPTEMNVRELSAHIRRLEESGVQGSGLNELRVQLHQKLSVPFASMVFMLVGAPLGLRPNRSSSSIGLGLSILIIFVYYVAMFTFMALGQTGHLPPALAAWMPNILGAALGLGLIARAARS
- the lptB gene encoding LPS export ABC transporter ATP-binding protein, whose protein sequence is MIETKNLIKTYRQRRVVNDVSINVNRGEVVGLLGPNGAGKTTTFYMVTGLVRPNDGAITLDGEDVSQLPMHLRARKGIGYLAQEPSVFRKLTVEQNLLAVWELLGIKKAQQKERLEELLDEFHIQKIRKSKGMQLSGGERRRVEIARAMATNPSFLLLDEPFSGIDPLSISDIQKMIRQLKNRNIGILITDHNVRDTLAITDRAYILAEGRIVVQGSPDFIANNELARKFYLGEEFSL
- the ahcY gene encoding adenosylhomocysteinase codes for the protein MVQTAHDYKVADISLAEFGRKEIAIAEKEMPGLMALRERYGESKPLKGARIAGSLHMTIQTAVLIETLVALGAEVRWSSCNIYSTQDHAAAAIAASGIPVFAWKGETEAEYDWCIEQTLRWPDGSGLNMILDDGGDLTIMVHQKFPELLAEIKGISEETTTGVHRLYQMMERGELKVPAINVNDSVTKSKFDNLYGCRESLADGLKRATDVMVAGKVVVVAGYGDVGKGCAHSMRGFGARVLITEIDPICALQAAMEGYEVVTMEDAAALGDIFVTTTGCKGIVRSEHLKAMKDNAIVCNIGHFDCEIDVAWLVNESGAALEEIKPQVERFLMPSGKGIILLARGRLVNLGCATGHPSFVMSTSFTNQVLAQIALWSESFELGVHVLPKKLDEEVARLHLAKLGVKLTKLSDDQAAYLGVPVEGPYKPEHYRY